The genomic region GATCTCGGCGGACTCCTTCACCGGCTCGCAACGTCGCGGCTCCCGCACACGAAGCGCGAGGAGCGCGCGAATCTCATCGAGCGTGAATCCCATCGCCTGCGCGCGGCGAATGAACACGACGCGACGGACCGTGTCCGGAGCGTATTCACGGTAGCCGCCTGCCGTGCGGTGGCGAGCGCTCAACAGGCCGCGCCGCTCGTAGTACCGGAGCGTCTGCACGCCCACGCCCGCCGCCTCAGCGACGGCCCCGATGCGCAAAGGGACTTTCATACGATGTAGGATAAACCCTATACCACGGTATAGAGTCAAGGGCGCTCACGCCGCGCGCTCAGCAATGGCGCCGCATAACGACGCTTGCTGCCGACAAGCGCGGGGTTGGTAGCGGTTGTGGGGCCGCTGCTCCACTATATGGAAGGAATGCAGC from Gemmatimonadaceae bacterium harbors:
- a CDS encoding MerR family transcriptional regulator; the encoded protein is MKVPLRIGAVAEAAGVGVQTLRYYERRGLLSARHRTAGGYREYAPDTVRRVVFIRRAQAMGFTLDEIRALLALRVREPRRCEPVKESAEIARARVREQLVALRRMDKVLARLIGACDARAVTEECPILAALEPAERS